In Solea senegalensis isolate Sse05_10M linkage group LG6, IFAPA_SoseM_1, whole genome shotgun sequence, one genomic interval encodes:
- the camk2d2 gene encoding calcium/calmodulin-dependent protein kinase type II delta 2 chain isoform X5: MALTICTRFTDEYQLFEELGKGAFSVVRRCVKISSGQEYAAKIINTKKLSARDHQKLEREARICRLLKHPNIVRLHDSISEEGFHYLVFDLVTGGELFEDIVAREYYSEADASHCIQQILESVHHCHVNGIVHRDLKPENLLLASKLKGAAVKLADFGLAIEVQGDQQAWFGFAGTPGYLSPEVLRKDPYGKPVDMWACGVILYILLVGYPPFWDEDQHRLYQQIKAGAYDFPSPEWDTVTPEAKDLINKMLTINPSKRITATEALKHPWICQRSTVASMMHRQETVECLKKFNARRKLKGAILTTLLVTRNFSAKSLLNKKADGVKEPQTTVIHNPVDGNKESVESANTTIEDEDVKARRLGSLVSGILSSKSRSSQMSDSRQTPTSSVQTCTNNNKARKQEIIKVTEQLIESINNGDFEAYAKICDPGLTTFEPEALGNLVEGHDFHRFYFENALSKGNKPVHTILLNPHVHLIGENAACIAYIRLTQYMDGSGMPRTMQSEETRVWHRRDGKWQNIHFHRSGSPSIPSH; this comes from the exons ATGGCGTTAACGATCTGCACGAGATTTACCGACGAATATCAGCTGTTCGAAGAGCTGGGGAA GGGTGCATTTTCTGTGGTCAGGAGGTGTGTGAAGATCTCCTCTGGACAAGAGTATGCTGCCAAAATTATCAACACCAAGAAGCTTTCTGCGAGAG ACCATCAAAAGCTGGAGAGAGAGGCGAGGATTTGCCGTCTACTGAAGCACCCCAACATCG TGCGACTCCATGACAGCATATCAGAAGAGGGTTTCCACTATCTGGTGTTTGATCT GGTGACAGGAGGAGAACTGTTTGAGGACATTGTAGCCAGAGAGTACTACAGCGAGGCAGAtgccag CCACTGCATACAGCAGATCCTGGAGAGTGTCCATCACTGCCATGTTAATGGGATCGTTCACAGGGATCTGAAG CCTGAGAACCTTCTATTGGCCAGTAAGCTGAAGGGGGCGGCGGTCAAGTTGGCTGACTTTGGGCTGGCTATCGAGGTGCAAGGGGACCAGCAGGCATGGTTTG GTTTTGCCGGCACCCCGGGATACCTGTCTCCGGAAGTTCTGAGGAAAGACCCATATGGCAAACCAGTGGACATGTGGGCCTGCG GTGTCATTTTGTACATCCTGCTTGTCGGCTACCCTCCCTTCTGGGATGAGGATCAACACCGCCTCTACCAGCAAATTAAAGCCGGGGCCTATGAT ttcCCATCCCCAGAGTGGGACACTGTAACTCCCGAGGCTAAAGATCTGATCAACAAGATGTTGACCATCAATCCCAGTAAACGCATCACTGCTACAGAGGCCCTCAAACACCCTTGGATCTGC CAACGGTCCACTGTAGCGTCCATGATGCACAGGCAGGAGACAGTGGAGTGCCTGAAGAAATTTAACGCCAGGAGGAAACTCAAG GGAGCCATATTGACCACTTTGCTGGTCACAAGAAACTTCTCAG CCAAGAGTTTGCTGAACAAGAAAGCAGATGGCGTTAAG GAACCACAGACAACTGTGATTCACAATCCTGTGGACGGAAACAAG GAGTCTGTCGAGAGTGCCAACACTACCATCGAGGACGAGGATGTGAAAG CTCGTCGTCTAGGCAGCTTAGTGAGTGGTATCTTGAGCTCTAAGAGCCGTTCCTCACAGATGTCTGACTCGAGACAGACGCCCACCTCCTCAGTTCAGA CCTGCACCAATAACAATAAAG CTCGCAAACAGGAAATTATCAAAGTTACTGAGCAGTTGATTGAGTCCATCAACAATGGAGACTTTGAGGCCTATGC GAAGATATGTGATCCTGGTCTGACCACGTTTGAACCTGAGGCCTTGGGCAACCTGGTGGAAGGACATGACTTCCATCGCTTCTACTTTGAGAATG cCTTGTCCAAAGGGAATAAACCAGTGCACACCATCCTCCTGAACCCACATGTGCACCTAATTGGGGAAAATGCGGCGTGTATTGCCTACATTCGTCTGACCCAGTACATGGATGGCAGCGGGATGCCCCGCACCATGCAATCAGAGGAGACCCGCGTGTGGCACCGCCGTGATGGCAAGTGGCAGAACATCCACTTCCACCGCTCCGGCTCGCCCAGCATCCCCTCCCA TTAA
- the camk2d2 gene encoding calcium/calmodulin-dependent protein kinase type II delta 2 chain isoform X9, giving the protein MALTICTRFTDEYQLFEELGKGAFSVVRRCVKISSGQEYAAKIINTKKLSARDHQKLEREARICRLLKHPNIVRLHDSISEEGFHYLVFDLVTGGELFEDIVAREYYSEADASHCIQQILESVHHCHVNGIVHRDLKPENLLLASKLKGAAVKLADFGLAIEVQGDQQAWFGFAGTPGYLSPEVLRKDPYGKPVDMWACGVILYILLVGYPPFWDEDQHRLYQQIKAGAYDFPSPEWDTVTPEAKDLINKMLTINPSKRITATEALKHPWICQRSTVASMMHRQETVECLKKFNARRKLKGAILTTLLVTRNFSAKSLLNKKADGVKVNNKANTVTSPKDTGPAPALEPQTTVIHNPVDGNKESVESANTTIEDEDVKARKQEIIKVTEQLIESINNGDFEAYAKICDPGLTTFEPEALGNLVEGHDFHRFYFENALSKGNKPVHTILLNPHVHLIGENAACIAYIRLTQYMDGSGMPRTMQSEETRVWHRRDGKWQNIHFHRSGSPSIPSH; this is encoded by the exons ATGGCGTTAACGATCTGCACGAGATTTACCGACGAATATCAGCTGTTCGAAGAGCTGGGGAA GGGTGCATTTTCTGTGGTCAGGAGGTGTGTGAAGATCTCCTCTGGACAAGAGTATGCTGCCAAAATTATCAACACCAAGAAGCTTTCTGCGAGAG ACCATCAAAAGCTGGAGAGAGAGGCGAGGATTTGCCGTCTACTGAAGCACCCCAACATCG TGCGACTCCATGACAGCATATCAGAAGAGGGTTTCCACTATCTGGTGTTTGATCT GGTGACAGGAGGAGAACTGTTTGAGGACATTGTAGCCAGAGAGTACTACAGCGAGGCAGAtgccag CCACTGCATACAGCAGATCCTGGAGAGTGTCCATCACTGCCATGTTAATGGGATCGTTCACAGGGATCTGAAG CCTGAGAACCTTCTATTGGCCAGTAAGCTGAAGGGGGCGGCGGTCAAGTTGGCTGACTTTGGGCTGGCTATCGAGGTGCAAGGGGACCAGCAGGCATGGTTTG GTTTTGCCGGCACCCCGGGATACCTGTCTCCGGAAGTTCTGAGGAAAGACCCATATGGCAAACCAGTGGACATGTGGGCCTGCG GTGTCATTTTGTACATCCTGCTTGTCGGCTACCCTCCCTTCTGGGATGAGGATCAACACCGCCTCTACCAGCAAATTAAAGCCGGGGCCTATGAT ttcCCATCCCCAGAGTGGGACACTGTAACTCCCGAGGCTAAAGATCTGATCAACAAGATGTTGACCATCAATCCCAGTAAACGCATCACTGCTACAGAGGCCCTCAAACACCCTTGGATCTGC CAACGGTCCACTGTAGCGTCCATGATGCACAGGCAGGAGACAGTGGAGTGCCTGAAGAAATTTAACGCCAGGAGGAAACTCAAG GGAGCCATATTGACCACTTTGCTGGTCACAAGAAACTTCTCAG CCAAGAGTTTGCTGAACAAGAAAGCAGATGGCGTTAAG gtcaACAACAAAGCCAACACAGTGACCAGTCCTAAAGACACTGGCCCTGCCCCTGCActg GAACCACAGACAACTGTGATTCACAATCCTGTGGACGGAAACAAG GAGTCTGTCGAGAGTGCCAACACTACCATCGAGGACGAGGATGTGAAAG CTCGCAAACAGGAAATTATCAAAGTTACTGAGCAGTTGATTGAGTCCATCAACAATGGAGACTTTGAGGCCTATGC GAAGATATGTGATCCTGGTCTGACCACGTTTGAACCTGAGGCCTTGGGCAACCTGGTGGAAGGACATGACTTCCATCGCTTCTACTTTGAGAATG cCTTGTCCAAAGGGAATAAACCAGTGCACACCATCCTCCTGAACCCACATGTGCACCTAATTGGGGAAAATGCGGCGTGTATTGCCTACATTCGTCTGACCCAGTACATGGATGGCAGCGGGATGCCCCGCACCATGCAATCAGAGGAGACCCGCGTGTGGCACCGCCGTGATGGCAAGTGGCAGAACATCCACTTCCACCGCTCCGGCTCGCCCAGCATCCCCTCCCA TTAA
- the camk2d2 gene encoding calcium/calmodulin-dependent protein kinase type II delta 2 chain isoform X3: MALTICTRFTDEYQLFEELGKGAFSVVRRCVKISSGQEYAAKIINTKKLSARDHQKLEREARICRLLKHPNIVRLHDSISEEGFHYLVFDLVTGGELFEDIVAREYYSEADASHCIQQILESVHHCHVNGIVHRDLKPENLLLASKLKGAAVKLADFGLAIEVQGDQQAWFGFAGTPGYLSPEVLRKDPYGKPVDMWACGVILYILLVGYPPFWDEDQHRLYQQIKAGAYDFPSPEWDTVTPEAKDLINKMLTINPSKRITATEALKHPWICQRSTVASMMHRQETVECLKKFNARRKLKGAILTTLLVTRNFSAKSLLNKKADGVKVNNKANTVTSPKDTGPAPALEPQTTVIHNPVDGNKESVESANTTIEDEDVKARRLGSLVSGILSSKSRSSQMSDSRQTPTSSVQTCTNNNKARKQEIIKVTEQLIESINNGDFEAYAKICDPGLTTFEPEALGNLVEGHDFHRFYFENALSKGNKPVHTILLNPHVHLIGENAACIAYIRLTQYMDGSGMPRTMQSEETRVWHRRDGKWQNIHFHRSGSPSIPSH; this comes from the exons ATGGCGTTAACGATCTGCACGAGATTTACCGACGAATATCAGCTGTTCGAAGAGCTGGGGAA GGGTGCATTTTCTGTGGTCAGGAGGTGTGTGAAGATCTCCTCTGGACAAGAGTATGCTGCCAAAATTATCAACACCAAGAAGCTTTCTGCGAGAG ACCATCAAAAGCTGGAGAGAGAGGCGAGGATTTGCCGTCTACTGAAGCACCCCAACATCG TGCGACTCCATGACAGCATATCAGAAGAGGGTTTCCACTATCTGGTGTTTGATCT GGTGACAGGAGGAGAACTGTTTGAGGACATTGTAGCCAGAGAGTACTACAGCGAGGCAGAtgccag CCACTGCATACAGCAGATCCTGGAGAGTGTCCATCACTGCCATGTTAATGGGATCGTTCACAGGGATCTGAAG CCTGAGAACCTTCTATTGGCCAGTAAGCTGAAGGGGGCGGCGGTCAAGTTGGCTGACTTTGGGCTGGCTATCGAGGTGCAAGGGGACCAGCAGGCATGGTTTG GTTTTGCCGGCACCCCGGGATACCTGTCTCCGGAAGTTCTGAGGAAAGACCCATATGGCAAACCAGTGGACATGTGGGCCTGCG GTGTCATTTTGTACATCCTGCTTGTCGGCTACCCTCCCTTCTGGGATGAGGATCAACACCGCCTCTACCAGCAAATTAAAGCCGGGGCCTATGAT ttcCCATCCCCAGAGTGGGACACTGTAACTCCCGAGGCTAAAGATCTGATCAACAAGATGTTGACCATCAATCCCAGTAAACGCATCACTGCTACAGAGGCCCTCAAACACCCTTGGATCTGC CAACGGTCCACTGTAGCGTCCATGATGCACAGGCAGGAGACAGTGGAGTGCCTGAAGAAATTTAACGCCAGGAGGAAACTCAAG GGAGCCATATTGACCACTTTGCTGGTCACAAGAAACTTCTCAG CCAAGAGTTTGCTGAACAAGAAAGCAGATGGCGTTAAG gtcaACAACAAAGCCAACACAGTGACCAGTCCTAAAGACACTGGCCCTGCCCCTGCActg GAACCACAGACAACTGTGATTCACAATCCTGTGGACGGAAACAAG GAGTCTGTCGAGAGTGCCAACACTACCATCGAGGACGAGGATGTGAAAG CTCGTCGTCTAGGCAGCTTAGTGAGTGGTATCTTGAGCTCTAAGAGCCGTTCCTCACAGATGTCTGACTCGAGACAGACGCCCACCTCCTCAGTTCAGA CCTGCACCAATAACAATAAAG CTCGCAAACAGGAAATTATCAAAGTTACTGAGCAGTTGATTGAGTCCATCAACAATGGAGACTTTGAGGCCTATGC GAAGATATGTGATCCTGGTCTGACCACGTTTGAACCTGAGGCCTTGGGCAACCTGGTGGAAGGACATGACTTCCATCGCTTCTACTTTGAGAATG cCTTGTCCAAAGGGAATAAACCAGTGCACACCATCCTCCTGAACCCACATGTGCACCTAATTGGGGAAAATGCGGCGTGTATTGCCTACATTCGTCTGACCCAGTACATGGATGGCAGCGGGATGCCCCGCACCATGCAATCAGAGGAGACCCGCGTGTGGCACCGCCGTGATGGCAAGTGGCAGAACATCCACTTCCACCGCTCCGGCTCGCCCAGCATCCCCTCCCA TTAA
- the camk2d2 gene encoding calcium/calmodulin-dependent protein kinase type II delta 2 chain isoform X4 gives MALTICTRFTDEYQLFEELGKGAFSVVRRCVKISSGQEYAAKIINTKKLSARDHQKLEREARICRLLKHPNIVRLHDSISEEGFHYLVFDLVTGGELFEDIVAREYYSEADASHCIQQILESVHHCHVNGIVHRDLKPENLLLASKLKGAAVKLADFGLAIEVQGDQQAWFGFAGTPGYLSPEVLRKDPYGKPVDMWACGVILYILLVGYPPFWDEDQHRLYQQIKAGAYDFPSPEWDTVTPEAKDLINKMLTINPSKRITATEALKHPWICQRSTVASMMHRQETVECLKKFNARRKLKGAILTTLLVTRNFSAAKSLLNKKADGVKEPQTTVIHNPVDGNKESVESANTTIEDEDVKARRLGSLVSGILSSKSRSSQMSDSRQTPTSSVQTCTNNNKARKQEIIKVTEQLIESINNGDFEAYAKICDPGLTTFEPEALGNLVEGHDFHRFYFENALSKGNKPVHTILLNPHVHLIGENAACIAYIRLTQYMDGSGMPRTMQSEETRVWHRRDGKWQNIHFHRSGSPSIPSH, from the exons ATGGCGTTAACGATCTGCACGAGATTTACCGACGAATATCAGCTGTTCGAAGAGCTGGGGAA GGGTGCATTTTCTGTGGTCAGGAGGTGTGTGAAGATCTCCTCTGGACAAGAGTATGCTGCCAAAATTATCAACACCAAGAAGCTTTCTGCGAGAG ACCATCAAAAGCTGGAGAGAGAGGCGAGGATTTGCCGTCTACTGAAGCACCCCAACATCG TGCGACTCCATGACAGCATATCAGAAGAGGGTTTCCACTATCTGGTGTTTGATCT GGTGACAGGAGGAGAACTGTTTGAGGACATTGTAGCCAGAGAGTACTACAGCGAGGCAGAtgccag CCACTGCATACAGCAGATCCTGGAGAGTGTCCATCACTGCCATGTTAATGGGATCGTTCACAGGGATCTGAAG CCTGAGAACCTTCTATTGGCCAGTAAGCTGAAGGGGGCGGCGGTCAAGTTGGCTGACTTTGGGCTGGCTATCGAGGTGCAAGGGGACCAGCAGGCATGGTTTG GTTTTGCCGGCACCCCGGGATACCTGTCTCCGGAAGTTCTGAGGAAAGACCCATATGGCAAACCAGTGGACATGTGGGCCTGCG GTGTCATTTTGTACATCCTGCTTGTCGGCTACCCTCCCTTCTGGGATGAGGATCAACACCGCCTCTACCAGCAAATTAAAGCCGGGGCCTATGAT ttcCCATCCCCAGAGTGGGACACTGTAACTCCCGAGGCTAAAGATCTGATCAACAAGATGTTGACCATCAATCCCAGTAAACGCATCACTGCTACAGAGGCCCTCAAACACCCTTGGATCTGC CAACGGTCCACTGTAGCGTCCATGATGCACAGGCAGGAGACAGTGGAGTGCCTGAAGAAATTTAACGCCAGGAGGAAACTCAAG GGAGCCATATTGACCACTTTGCTGGTCACAAGAAACTTCTCAG CAGCCAAGAGTTTGCTGAACAAGAAAGCAGATGGCGTTAAG GAACCACAGACAACTGTGATTCACAATCCTGTGGACGGAAACAAG GAGTCTGTCGAGAGTGCCAACACTACCATCGAGGACGAGGATGTGAAAG CTCGTCGTCTAGGCAGCTTAGTGAGTGGTATCTTGAGCTCTAAGAGCCGTTCCTCACAGATGTCTGACTCGAGACAGACGCCCACCTCCTCAGTTCAGA CCTGCACCAATAACAATAAAG CTCGCAAACAGGAAATTATCAAAGTTACTGAGCAGTTGATTGAGTCCATCAACAATGGAGACTTTGAGGCCTATGC GAAGATATGTGATCCTGGTCTGACCACGTTTGAACCTGAGGCCTTGGGCAACCTGGTGGAAGGACATGACTTCCATCGCTTCTACTTTGAGAATG cCTTGTCCAAAGGGAATAAACCAGTGCACACCATCCTCCTGAACCCACATGTGCACCTAATTGGGGAAAATGCGGCGTGTATTGCCTACATTCGTCTGACCCAGTACATGGATGGCAGCGGGATGCCCCGCACCATGCAATCAGAGGAGACCCGCGTGTGGCACCGCCGTGATGGCAAGTGGCAGAACATCCACTTCCACCGCTCCGGCTCGCCCAGCATCCCCTCCCA TTAA
- the camk2d2 gene encoding calcium/calmodulin-dependent protein kinase type II delta 2 chain isoform X11, protein MALTICTRFTDEYQLFEELGKGAFSVVRRCVKISSGQEYAAKIINTKKLSARDHQKLEREARICRLLKHPNIVRLHDSISEEGFHYLVFDLVTGGELFEDIVAREYYSEADASHCIQQILESVHHCHVNGIVHRDLKPENLLLASKLKGAAVKLADFGLAIEVQGDQQAWFGFAGTPGYLSPEVLRKDPYGKPVDMWACGVILYILLVGYPPFWDEDQHRLYQQIKAGAYDFPSPEWDTVTPEAKDLINKMLTINPSKRITATEALKHPWICQRSTVASMMHRQETVECLKKFNARRKLKGAILTTLLVTRNFSAAKSLLNKKADGVKEPQTTVIHNPVDGNKESVESANTTIEDEDVKARKQEIIKVTEQLIESINNGDFEAYAKICDPGLTTFEPEALGNLVEGHDFHRFYFENALSKGNKPVHTILLNPHVHLIGENAACIAYIRLTQYMDGSGMPRTMQSEETRVWHRRDGKWQNIHFHRSGSPSIPSH, encoded by the exons ATGGCGTTAACGATCTGCACGAGATTTACCGACGAATATCAGCTGTTCGAAGAGCTGGGGAA GGGTGCATTTTCTGTGGTCAGGAGGTGTGTGAAGATCTCCTCTGGACAAGAGTATGCTGCCAAAATTATCAACACCAAGAAGCTTTCTGCGAGAG ACCATCAAAAGCTGGAGAGAGAGGCGAGGATTTGCCGTCTACTGAAGCACCCCAACATCG TGCGACTCCATGACAGCATATCAGAAGAGGGTTTCCACTATCTGGTGTTTGATCT GGTGACAGGAGGAGAACTGTTTGAGGACATTGTAGCCAGAGAGTACTACAGCGAGGCAGAtgccag CCACTGCATACAGCAGATCCTGGAGAGTGTCCATCACTGCCATGTTAATGGGATCGTTCACAGGGATCTGAAG CCTGAGAACCTTCTATTGGCCAGTAAGCTGAAGGGGGCGGCGGTCAAGTTGGCTGACTTTGGGCTGGCTATCGAGGTGCAAGGGGACCAGCAGGCATGGTTTG GTTTTGCCGGCACCCCGGGATACCTGTCTCCGGAAGTTCTGAGGAAAGACCCATATGGCAAACCAGTGGACATGTGGGCCTGCG GTGTCATTTTGTACATCCTGCTTGTCGGCTACCCTCCCTTCTGGGATGAGGATCAACACCGCCTCTACCAGCAAATTAAAGCCGGGGCCTATGAT ttcCCATCCCCAGAGTGGGACACTGTAACTCCCGAGGCTAAAGATCTGATCAACAAGATGTTGACCATCAATCCCAGTAAACGCATCACTGCTACAGAGGCCCTCAAACACCCTTGGATCTGC CAACGGTCCACTGTAGCGTCCATGATGCACAGGCAGGAGACAGTGGAGTGCCTGAAGAAATTTAACGCCAGGAGGAAACTCAAG GGAGCCATATTGACCACTTTGCTGGTCACAAGAAACTTCTCAG CAGCCAAGAGTTTGCTGAACAAGAAAGCAGATGGCGTTAAG GAACCACAGACAACTGTGATTCACAATCCTGTGGACGGAAACAAG GAGTCTGTCGAGAGTGCCAACACTACCATCGAGGACGAGGATGTGAAAG CTCGCAAACAGGAAATTATCAAAGTTACTGAGCAGTTGATTGAGTCCATCAACAATGGAGACTTTGAGGCCTATGC GAAGATATGTGATCCTGGTCTGACCACGTTTGAACCTGAGGCCTTGGGCAACCTGGTGGAAGGACATGACTTCCATCGCTTCTACTTTGAGAATG cCTTGTCCAAAGGGAATAAACCAGTGCACACCATCCTCCTGAACCCACATGTGCACCTAATTGGGGAAAATGCGGCGTGTATTGCCTACATTCGTCTGACCCAGTACATGGATGGCAGCGGGATGCCCCGCACCATGCAATCAGAGGAGACCCGCGTGTGGCACCGCCGTGATGGCAAGTGGCAGAACATCCACTTCCACCGCTCCGGCTCGCCCAGCATCCCCTCCCA TTAA
- the camk2d2 gene encoding calcium/calmodulin-dependent protein kinase type II delta 2 chain isoform X1 codes for MALTICTRFTDEYQLFEELGKGAFSVVRRCVKISSGQEYAAKIINTKKLSARDHQKLEREARICRLLKHPNIVRLHDSISEEGFHYLVFDLVTGGELFEDIVAREYYSEADASHCIQQILESVHHCHVNGIVHRDLKPENLLLASKLKGAAVKLADFGLAIEVQGDQQAWFGFAGTPGYLSPEVLRKDPYGKPVDMWACGVILYILLVGYPPFWDEDQHRLYQQIKAGAYDFPSPEWDTVTPEAKDLINKMLTINPSKRITATEALKHPWICQRSTVASMMHRQETVECLKKFNARRKLKGAILTTLLVTRNFSAAKSLLNKKADGVKVNNKANTVTSPKDTGPAPALEPQTTVIHNPVDGNKESVESANTTIEDEDVKARRLGSLVSGILSSKSRSSQMSDSRQTPTSSVQTCTNNNKARKQEIIKVTEQLIESINNGDFEAYAKICDPGLTTFEPEALGNLVEGHDFHRFYFENALSKGNKPVHTILLNPHVHLIGENAACIAYIRLTQYMDGSGMPRTMQSEETRVWHRRDGKWQNIHFHRSGSPSIPSH; via the exons ATGGCGTTAACGATCTGCACGAGATTTACCGACGAATATCAGCTGTTCGAAGAGCTGGGGAA GGGTGCATTTTCTGTGGTCAGGAGGTGTGTGAAGATCTCCTCTGGACAAGAGTATGCTGCCAAAATTATCAACACCAAGAAGCTTTCTGCGAGAG ACCATCAAAAGCTGGAGAGAGAGGCGAGGATTTGCCGTCTACTGAAGCACCCCAACATCG TGCGACTCCATGACAGCATATCAGAAGAGGGTTTCCACTATCTGGTGTTTGATCT GGTGACAGGAGGAGAACTGTTTGAGGACATTGTAGCCAGAGAGTACTACAGCGAGGCAGAtgccag CCACTGCATACAGCAGATCCTGGAGAGTGTCCATCACTGCCATGTTAATGGGATCGTTCACAGGGATCTGAAG CCTGAGAACCTTCTATTGGCCAGTAAGCTGAAGGGGGCGGCGGTCAAGTTGGCTGACTTTGGGCTGGCTATCGAGGTGCAAGGGGACCAGCAGGCATGGTTTG GTTTTGCCGGCACCCCGGGATACCTGTCTCCGGAAGTTCTGAGGAAAGACCCATATGGCAAACCAGTGGACATGTGGGCCTGCG GTGTCATTTTGTACATCCTGCTTGTCGGCTACCCTCCCTTCTGGGATGAGGATCAACACCGCCTCTACCAGCAAATTAAAGCCGGGGCCTATGAT ttcCCATCCCCAGAGTGGGACACTGTAACTCCCGAGGCTAAAGATCTGATCAACAAGATGTTGACCATCAATCCCAGTAAACGCATCACTGCTACAGAGGCCCTCAAACACCCTTGGATCTGC CAACGGTCCACTGTAGCGTCCATGATGCACAGGCAGGAGACAGTGGAGTGCCTGAAGAAATTTAACGCCAGGAGGAAACTCAAG GGAGCCATATTGACCACTTTGCTGGTCACAAGAAACTTCTCAG CAGCCAAGAGTTTGCTGAACAAGAAAGCAGATGGCGTTAAG gtcaACAACAAAGCCAACACAGTGACCAGTCCTAAAGACACTGGCCCTGCCCCTGCActg GAACCACAGACAACTGTGATTCACAATCCTGTGGACGGAAACAAG GAGTCTGTCGAGAGTGCCAACACTACCATCGAGGACGAGGATGTGAAAG CTCGTCGTCTAGGCAGCTTAGTGAGTGGTATCTTGAGCTCTAAGAGCCGTTCCTCACAGATGTCTGACTCGAGACAGACGCCCACCTCCTCAGTTCAGA CCTGCACCAATAACAATAAAG CTCGCAAACAGGAAATTATCAAAGTTACTGAGCAGTTGATTGAGTCCATCAACAATGGAGACTTTGAGGCCTATGC GAAGATATGTGATCCTGGTCTGACCACGTTTGAACCTGAGGCCTTGGGCAACCTGGTGGAAGGACATGACTTCCATCGCTTCTACTTTGAGAATG cCTTGTCCAAAGGGAATAAACCAGTGCACACCATCCTCCTGAACCCACATGTGCACCTAATTGGGGAAAATGCGGCGTGTATTGCCTACATTCGTCTGACCCAGTACATGGATGGCAGCGGGATGCCCCGCACCATGCAATCAGAGGAGACCCGCGTGTGGCACCGCCGTGATGGCAAGTGGCAGAACATCCACTTCCACCGCTCCGGCTCGCCCAGCATCCCCTCCCA TTAA